AGTGATACGGTACCCAGCTTCCCACCTTCTATGAACACCTTCACTAGGATAAAGAAAGTCCAACTCCACAACCTATAGTTTAACAAATAGATACAATGAAACTGCATTCTTTCGGGTTCGATAAACTGGTATACATAACAACATGAACCTGATCGGAAAACCCTGCCCCCCGAGACATAACAATTGCCCATCGGGACCCTGCAGTAGCCATGGCGGTGACATAGAATCCCTCCCGCCATTTTTTATTGATCCACTTGAATGGAAATGATTCGCTAACTTTATATGATTGTTGCAAATACTGGGTACCTATATTTCAAAAGTAAAGCTTAACCGCGTGAAATAGTAGCAAGTGTACAATTTATCGGATTGTGATTTGTGAAACCAACCTTTAGACATAATTACTAACGAGCTACCGTTGTCCGCCCCTGCTATTGCACTGATGTAGAAATTCTTCTCCCACTTATCCATTATCCATTCCTAATGACAATATAATTAAAGGTATGAGATCAGGTCAATACACAGTTCTGAATTCAATTATTCAGCCATTGCTCGTATTAATTTCCAATTGTGAAAATTTATATCCTCAGCTAAAaccaataaatttttcaaatttcccCTTTCAAATCAATTTCAAGCTGGTGTGACATGTAAAGATTTAAAATCACAGACTGGAAGTACATAAAAGAAGAAACCTTGTGAAGAAAATGGGGTGAAAGTTCATAAAGTTGATCACTAAATCCAGTTCCAGCATCAATTATCAGCGCCCATAGATTTAAACAAGATCCCACCGAGCTAATAAATAGGCCATCCTCGTTTCCTTTCTCAATATGCTGAGCAAGCCTCGTGTCTGCGACATTGTAGTGATATCTAAAGGAGAAAATGTAAGATATAACTACTGTTCAATGAAAAATAGAGGATGAAACTTAACCCATTAATGCTACCTTTGCTTCATAGGGCGTCGAGCATTATACACACTAATCCATTGCGTGGCGGGCATTCCCATACGAACCTTTTTCTTTGGTTGCTCATCATCACCACCTTCATCCTCGTCCAACATAAGTCGTCCTCTCTTTTGTCCCACTTGATATATGAGCTTcaataagatttaaaaaaaagggacgtgagaaaaaaatcaaaatgaacAAATTTATGAATAATATCCACAAAATAATACGAGAAATTCAAAAATACCTTCTGAGCACCTTCAGTGTTGATTGGCCTGATGTCGGGATTTGGACCAACTATTCCATCAAAGAGGGAGATGTACTTTGCGTAATTAGGCTTTTCATCAAATTTTAAGTTCACAACATACTCAACAAACTGTCGGAAAGGTGCAGGGCAGAAGCAACAAAGAGCTTCGGGAGAGGTCGACATCTTCTTTTTGCACACAAGGAAGCTTTTATTCTCGCCCTAAATAAAAGCACCAAATGTATAAGAATcgctaataaaatataaatagtcAACAAACATACTTTTTGAGCCACAACTGCCGACCTGGAACCCCTGCCAAGGAAGACGACCACgtagaagaaaaatgagagtaTAAGCAAGGGACTCCAAATCGTCTCTACGGCTTCCAGTTCTTCCAAGATGGGCATGCGCACTTGCATATCGCACGGTTCCCCTGAAAACCCAAAATTTTCAAGCATAAACATGACCATTGATTTGAAATAGCATAAAATATAATCAGAAATgggaaaacaacaacaaactaaACCTGAACATGTCTGGCCGTTGATCATAGTCAACATGCAGGCTAGTTGAAGTATCACGCCAACGGGTGGCTGAAATTTCATAATGGTAGCACAAGTAAATATGTCTTGCTTATATCTACAGTTTACGTTATCATAAATATGCTACTGTTTGACAGATAAATTACCCAATCCAAGGTCAACCAAAAAGAGCCTTTTCTCGTCGGGTGTACCAGGTGGACCAAGCAAAAAGTTTTCTGGCTTCACATCCCCATGCACATATCTGAAGAAAAAAGGGATAATATTAATGAGATTTTTTTAACCACGACAAGATGATTAAACTCTATGGCGCATGATCATAACTCTCCAACAGGGACATTAATTGATTTTCTTCCAAATCAACTATTAGCTCAATAAATATCCAACTACAGATTTCTtgtcccaaaacattaaattttcTAAGATCCAAACCTCGCTGTGAGTTCTTAAGTTTTGTGCTAGTTGTATATAAGTCTCAGACTCTCCCATAAACAATGCTAGCACTTAACAATACCTACACCACTCTCTAAAAGATGTTAGTATAAATCTTTCAGTACTAAGTAAATTAATCTCCCCTATAATTGGAAAAATGCAATACGAAACATCTgcgacttttttttttatttccagaAACAATTTCTTGTCCccaaaataaaaacagaaaccacaatttattttttattttattttaccagAACAATATTTCCATCCTATTCGCATCTCCCAATATATCCATTTGTTTGACCAAACTTttcatcattttcaaaaattactatGTTAGCCTATTATATTCTAACAacaaatttattcaaaattctaAATCCTGAAATAACTTTATTTACCATTTCCGTCATGAATTGGCATCTCCAGAAACAATTTCAATTTCACAAATCAacataaaataaagatttaattttctgaaaatattcgCCCCCAAAATATTCCCCAAAACTCCTAAGTTAAAACCAAATATTGTCATCATTTTTAAGTAAAGCCTAAAGGTAATTTGAAGAGATTACCCCCTAGAATGTAACTTCTCTAAAATGGAGATGGCTTCAATGGCAATGCACGCCACCATTTCAATAGACATCCTGCAAAAGAGACATGGTGGTGTTACATGCAAGTCATATAAAGACAAAAGCCAAAAGTTATACAAATCATCGATTACATAGGAGACATACATGTGGGAATTGTTGTTCCAGATATCCCATAAACTAGGACCAAGCACATCCATGATctgtaaaaagaaaaattacttTATTTTACCTTAGAgggaaaaatgaaaagaaagacATGGAAAAAACTCTTTAGAGGAGATTAAATAATCCACCATTATATAGTAGTCATTTTGCCGTCCCTTGAAATGTACATGTGGAATGCCATGACTGCCACCGAGTGCACTAAATCCAAAATAGTGATTTAGTTCAATTCTTTAACATCTCATGGAagagaattatagaaaattagtAACAGAGAAGTAAAGAAAGTAAAATGGAATCACTCACTTATAGACTTGCCACTCGTATGGTGGTCCATAATTACAGCCTTTGCTGCTCCGGTGCTCAAACTTCATAGCAACCTGAGAAACAAAAGAATGTCCCGTCACACAAACAAAAATCAACGCTGCAGAAAATAGTGCAGGGATGCTAAGTATATACCTCTACAGCTCCTGAACCTGTTCTTTCATTAGGATTTGGAGGATTGATTCGGCGACCTACATAAACTTGCCCAAACCCTCCTTTCCCCAGTTTCTTCTCAACTTTATAAGCTGGAGAACCACCGACCTGAACCTGTTGAGGATAAAGCAGATTTAATTAACTCTGACACTCTGCAAAGAATCAATAGGTCTTATGCTGAATTCTTCATGAAGTTGAACTGAAACCACCACTAAAATAAACTGAATTAGAAAGATAAATGAAACTTATTTATTGCATGTCAagcttccaaaaaaaaaaacatcaagcAGTGTCCCTTAACAAACATCTCATTAAAGCCAAAAAGTTGTAACCTTTTCACAAAGTTAATAACAGCAACAATATGATGCATGTTATTAGAATAAGTGTAACAACCATATCAGCCATCCAGAAAAGATACATTTTGATCGCTCAAAAAGATGATTTTAAGCTAAGCATGAAGCAGCAAATAAAAACCAGCATCCTATCAATTTTTACACCAAGTAGCACATAGCAAGCAGTGAAGCCAGGTTGCCAACAAGATCGGCTGTTCACTCTGAATTTAAATTTCTCAATAATCTatcaatttcaatatgaacacaaaataaaaatatactttTAGCACCTTatacttaaaaaaaatcttttaggTTTCAATTTCCCGAAGTAAGATCAATTCCTGGCGTAGTCACCGCGCATGGCGACAGCAAGCACCATGTCAACCACATTGCCCCGGACCTAGTCCAGGAGAACCATCCcccaaaaacaagaaaatcttATCGATGACAAATCAAGGATGAAAATCCAAACAGAGAACCAAGAAAAAATCTAAGCACATAAAATTCGCAAAGAAAATTAGAGCCAGATCTTAAGTCCTCCTCGTTTAATTATCTACTCCATCTCTCAGACACCTCAACGTTCACttattacccaaaaaaaaaaaaactccataAAATTAAATCTCCAAAAGCCAATGCACGCACACAATACCCATTCACAAAAGGATAATTAAAACAACATTTCACCAACCCTTTCAGGAAGAGGAGCGGTAGTTCCCTCATCCTCGGGTCCCACACCCTTATCACTGCCACGCACACCACTATCATTCTCAGCCATCTTCTTTCACTTCCTCTACTCTGTTACTATCTACAGCCTTATCCGAGGTCGTTCCCGTCAAAACACCAGCAGCATTTACCTCACCCTTAACCACAACTTCCTTATCCTTATCTCTCCTCCCTGCAATCCGCCTGGTTCTCCGTACAAACACAGGCACTTGCGTATCCTGGCACGGGTCGAGTCGAGTAGCAGCTGGTTGGCGTCCTCGGCGCGCTCCGCTACGCAGTTGAGGCATATCTACGAAAACCCATCAACTCTTTCATGAATCCCATGAATAATTCTTCATCAAAACCCAGGTTACTCCTTCAGACCCCAAATACAATGTTAAAGTTTCacaaaaacagaaaagaaaTTGTAAAGAACTAGGCAATCAATAACCAATCGATAGTTGACGACTGATTATATGAAACCCGATGAACATGCATACGTGTGAACAAGTAGATTTCGAAAATGTTACAAAAATGAGAGAGAAATTGGGATTTAGGGCAGGGAGTGGCTCGAAAGAAGTTGAACGAAAATAGTGGTGTATATCAAGAGAGATGACGAAGTACAAAACATGCTCCTCTCctgaaataatataatattaatattaatttaataaatgaatGGGGTAAATTTCGGGTGTGGGGGGTTTCACTGGGCCATTgaccttttttatttttcgagctTAACCAATCCAATGATTGGCCCAATTATAAATCTGCTTTTAGCTTGGATtgcatattcaatttattttggcCCAAATAAACATTATGGGCTTCCATAGAAATAGGCCCAATTGTTTAACTAGACGTGGTTCAGCTATTTGCTCGTCCTTTCAAGCCCTTTCCTTCTACACAAGAAAGAGCAGCCACCTACACCGCGAGGATTCAAGGTAAGACCTGATTTTTGTTTCGAAACTTTTTCGTTCACTATTGTCTTCTGGTTGCGTAGTCTATGACTGAAAAGGcttgattttgatttaattgtgtttttatatttttatgagttGATTTTAGATTTTAGCGCTTTGTTAATGTTTATTTCTACGTTTATTGATATTAAGACAGTGGATGGATTataaattttgatgatttatgtGAAATTCCACATTCTGTATAATTATTTGGCTAGGTCAGTGTTGGCTCTTGCTTCCCCCCATGTTAAGATTGCAAATATCCATGTTGGAGTAGACCAGCTGCTGTCATCCCACCTCAAATggataaatttgtaaatttttctattaaaaaacgAAATTTGTTCTCGATTAAATTTCTGGGTTTCATTGGATACGTACAATTTTTTCAGGTTGACCAAGGTAGGGAACGATCTAGAATTGAATGTGGAAAACCCTAGTGATACTTCTGCTGATGTATATTTGGTGAAGTACATGCTAAATaactatctttatttttttcattggtGCTAAAAAACTATGTTGATCCTaggatttttttttgtcataaatCTGACACAAGCAAAAGTGTTGAAATAATATAAAGAATTCAATGACTTTAGTGAGGTGCTGCAGAAAATTGCTTCCGTGTTGATTTACTTAGATAATGTCtgcaaatgtttaaaaaaaaaagtgattatGAACTTTTCTATTACAAATGTGCAaaactttataaagaaaaaTGCATAATCACTTTTTTGATGTATTTGCAAACACTACCTTAGTTTAGTGTTATTTTGTGTGTTGTATAGACTTACGTGACTAATGCTCTCCATATTACAAGAAAGTttttgggtggtggtggtggtggtggtgggttAATCAGTTATTAGGGGAGTTGGAGTCACGAATAATCTTGGAAGACATGTTTTTCCTGATTTTAGATTTCCTCACACATATGGTCATCATCCTACTGGTTAAAATTTTATACCTAATTGCTAAAGATTTGGATTGGCTGCTAAAGAGTTTGTGTTAAATGGTAGCAAGGTCATAGCAAGTTGCTTTCTGTGCAGGTAGCCTGAGCTGTATCCTTTAATAGCTGTTAACTTCATTTCCTTTTTACTCCGCCTTGCGATTCATCCATGGGGACTCCAGAAACATCACGAGAACCTTGCCCCGATCGTATCCTTGATGATGTTGGGGGAGCATTTGGCATGGGTGCTGTTGGTGGTTCAGCTTTCCATTTCTTGAAGGGCATATACAACTCCCCAAAAGGCGAGCGTCTTATTGGTGGAACTCAAGCTGTTCGAATGAATGCACCTCGCATTGGTGGTAGTTTTGCTGTTTGGGGTGGACTCTTTTCTACATTTGATTGCACAATGGTCTACCTCCGCCAGAAAGAGGATCCTTGGAACTCAATCATTGCTGGTGCCGCAACAGGAGGCTTTCTACAGATGCGTCAGGGATTAGGTGCTGCTTCACGTTCAGCTATGTTTGGTGGTATCTTACTTGCTCTGATCGAGGGAGCTGGAATCATGTTAAATAAAGTCATGAGTGCACCTCAGAATTTTCCAGCAATGGAGGAGCCACTACCAAATGTTCCTGGTGTGCCTGGATATTCAATGGGGCAAATTCCTGGTCAAGCTCCTGCAAATGTTGAGAGCTTGGGATCTGGATCTCCGgcatcttcatcttcttcatgGTTAGGTGGCCTTTTCGGTGGTGGAAAGGAAGAGAAAGGTACTAGTGACGAAAGCAAGACAAAGGTCTTGGAGAGTTTTGATGCCCCTACACCGCCATCATTTGATTACAAATAATTCTAGAGGTGTTTTCTGGTCAATGAGACTGTTCATTTATCGTGTTTTACATCTGTAACAAGGTGCTCCGAGGTTTGATATTTCCTATGGTAAACCCTTCATTTTCACATTATCTTGTTAATAAtaactaaatttatgatataatatttgaaaaactcaacttttgaaCTTCACTTCCTTCCATATCGCTCAAACCTTTttactaattaaaatttttaaaatacttttagAAGGACGTGACCGCAGTGTCAATGAACTGCTATGAATTACATTAGCTCCTATTCTATCCTTACCGGGAGAGAATGAAGATTTCcatatattgataaatatttattcttagATACTCGGCATATGGATAAGATGTCATTTTCCAATGAACACTAAATAGTTGAAGGCTTATGCTCCCACCAACTTAAAACTCATGAAATTAGCCATCGTGATATCTCTAATAAGGAACTTGTAATAGTCGTTTTATTTTGGAACTATGGATATGCTGCTCGTATGAGACGACATGCATAGTATTTGCGGTCAGAAGAGCATGAAAGAATTTTGTATGAAGAAGATGAATATAAGATGATATTGAATAACGAACATCAAAATAACGACGATCAGCCATAGCATCGACCATGGGTGATCTAATAATCATCTATATGGCCGATGAGTAAGAAGTAGAAGCCAAGGACAAAGCCAATCTAGATATTAACTTGAGTAGATGTTAAATGCGATATCCTATGAGATATTGTTTCTAAGTCTCATATAAGTAATCtcttgataatttatttatcacgTGTCATGTTTACTTTgtcatattatttatccatctaataattatttattttgcattaatcaaatcattatcttacatcaattaaataattaattatttatcttacCTCCATCGAATATTGAATTTAAATTGTAATACTATctttaattattagtattattaatattttattaattatttaaaaaaacaaaatgataattaataatcTTTTCTCCAATTTAATTGATCAAatctaataaattattatttatcaatcaaatcaaataatatattaattattatttttattatattgaattattaatctacatattattatcatattttgattttatataaaatatgtttAATCTCATGCTATTACCACGCATAAGGATGTCTGCGAGAGTGGTTCTCTTGTGTATCAATTTCTTCCGTTTTTGAGGTTTTTTTCAGTCTCTCGGTAAGAATGAGTGATAGTATTCTGCCTAAATAATAGACATAagtaataaataaacaaatactaAATATCCGAACCCAATTCCCCGAAAACCTAAGAATTTGTCCATGGAggatgagtcatggctaagatCAGGCCGAAAGGCTTGTCTCTCGCCTCTCACATGATTCATGGGaatgttttcttttaaaaaaataattataacgtatattttcaaaattcgagGGGCAATGTTGTCATTTCGATGTTCTTTTTTTTCTCTGCATTGATTTTGCTCCATCCAATTTCGtgatacaaataaatatacaaagCAATGTGAGTGTGTATAACTTTGTATTCAAGAGAAAGGGCTGGCGACTGCTGAATGTGCGCTTGTCTCCCGCTTCTCCTCCGCACCCGCCTCTTCCCCGCCGCTGTCTCCTCAATGGAGGCGCGTATTCTCTCACGATTAATGCCCGCAGCCGTTGATCTCCATTCGAAACTTCCATTTTCGTCTCCTCGTCTTCGTTTTCATGCTATTGCGGCACTCTTGGAGACTGCATCGGTTTCCGGAAGGAGGGGAATTGGCCGTGATGATCGCTTGAGCATCTCACGAAGATTCAGGTGGAAAATTGAAAAAACTGCGGTAGCTGCCGCGTCGTCGCGTCGGGATTATCGGAAAGTTCGCAGCAGAAGAGTGAATGCCACGAAGAAGAAAAAGGAGAAGGAGCTTGAGCTCAGTGTTAAAATTTGCCTCGAAGAACAGCTACCCGAGGATCCTGAAACTCTGGTATTTCATATATACTCGTTTTGTACACCATGGCAATTGCAGATGCTTATGGTAATATCTTATTGGTTGATTGATTCATTCTGTTGTCACTAATCTTGATTCATATCGCAGGACATAGCAGAAATGTTGCGTCTTAATGTTCCAATGGCCATGAAGTTAG
The DNA window shown above is from Primulina huaijiensis isolate GDHJ02 chromosome 12, ASM1229523v2, whole genome shotgun sequence and carries:
- the LOC140989928 gene encoding casein kinase 1-like protein HD16 gives rise to the protein MAENDSGVRGSDKGVGPEDEGTTAPLPERVQVGGSPAYKVEKKLGKGGFGQVYVGRRINPPNPNERTGSGAVEVAMKFEHRSSKGCNYGPPYEWQVYNALGGSHGIPHVHFKGRQNDYYIMIMDVLGPSLWDIWNNNSHMMSIEMVACIAIEAISILEKLHSRGYVHGDVKPENFLLGPPGTPDEKRLFLVDLGLATRWRDTSTSLHVDYDQRPDMFRGTVRYASAHAHLGRTGSRRDDLESLAYTLIFLLRGRLPWQGFQGENKSFLVCKKKMSTSPEALCCFCPAPFRQFVEYVVNLKFDEKPNYAKYISLFDGIVGPNPDIRPINTEGAQKLIYQVGQKRGRLMLDEDEGGDDEQPKKKVRMGMPATQWISVYNARRPMKQRYHYNVADTRLAQHIEKGNEDGLFISSVGSCLNLWALIIDAGTGFSDQLYELSPHFLHKEWIMDKWEKNFYISAIAGADNGSSLVIMSKGTQYLQQSYKVSESFPFKWINKKWREGFYVTAMATAGSRWAIVMSRGAGFSDQVVELDFLYPSEGVHRRWEAGYRITSMAGTTDQSALVLSMPRRKPTDETQETLRTSAFPSAHVKEKWAKNLYIASVCYARTVS
- the LOC140990657 gene encoding mitochondrial import inner membrane translocase subunit TIM17-2-like, with product MGTPETSREPCPDRILDDVGGAFGMGAVGGSAFHFLKGIYNSPKGERLIGGTQAVRMNAPRIGGSFAVWGGLFSTFDCTMVYLRQKEDPWNSIIAGAATGGFLQMRQGLGAASRSAMFGGILLALIEGAGIMLNKVMSAPQNFPAMEEPLPNVPGVPGYSMGQIPGQAPANVESLGSGSPASSSSSWLGGLFGGGKEEKGTSDESKTKVLESFDAPTPPSFDYK